In the Pseudonocardia sediminis genome, AACTTCGTCCGGTCCCGCGGCGGCGCGTCCGCCGCCGCGGCCCACGCGGTCGGCAGGTCGATCAGGCCGTACCGGATCCACGGCGACAGCCGGGTCGCGCCGCGGCGCTCGCGCGGTGCGACCTCGTTGCGGCGGGCGGCGTACCCGGTGACGTCCAGCCCGGCCAGGGCGGCGTCGGCCGCGGTCTGACCGCCGCGGAACGCCGGTGAGGGCTCGGGCTCGTCGCGGCAGAGGTCACCCAGGTGCGTGCGCACCCAGTCGCGGGCGGCGTCGGGTCCGGGTTCGGGAGTCGGGAGCAGCACGCGTCGAGTCTGGTGCGCACCACCGCCACCCGCGCGCCGAACGCCCGCTATCGGGTGTCGTCGCGGCGGTCCCGGTGCTCCTCGCGCAGCGCCCGGCGCTCGTCGCGGTCGGCGTGGCGGTCGTCGCGTCCCCCGGTGCCCGCGGCCGCCGTCGGCCCCCCCGTGTCCAGCGCGCTCGGACGCGCTCGGTCGACCCCGGCGGCCGTGCCCGCAACAGGGAGCGGGGCCGCACCGGGCAGGACCGGGTGCCGTGCCAGCAGGTCGGTGAACAGGTCGGTCAGCTCGTGCACGACACCGGCGTTCGCGGCCCGGGCCGAGCGGTCGGCGTACTCCTCCACCCCCAGCCGTCCCTTGTCGAGGTGCTCGTTCAGTGCCCGCGCGGCGGACTCCCGCTCCGCGGTACCGGTCCGGACCCGCCCGCCGCCACCGCACCCCCCTCCGTCATGGGGCAAGCGTGCCACCACCGGACCGGGAGGGGAACGCCGTCGAGGGCTCTGACCAGCACCGAAACCGGACGGAACGGGGCATCAGCCGCGCTGCGAACTCCCCCGCGTCACCAGGTGGGCCTCGAACAGCGTGGAGGCGGCCGGGCCGTCCGGCGCAGCGATCCGGGTCAGGAGCAGGCGCGCGGCCTCGCTCCCGATGTCGTAGGCCGGCTGCGCGACGACGGACAGCGGCGGGTCCACCGCACGGGTCCACGGCGCGTCGTCGAACGCGATCAGCCCGAGGTCGCGCCCGGGTCTGAGACCGCGCTCGTTCATCGCCTCCAGGACACCGATCGCCATCGCGCTGTTCGCGACCAGCAGCGCGTCCGGGCGGTCGGGTCCGTCGAGGAGCACCCGCGTCGTGTCCCGGGCGCCGGCGGGCCGGTAGTCGGCGTGCCACTCGTGCTGCGGTGCCGCCGGACGCCCGGCCGCGGTGAGCGCGTCGCGGTACCCGTCGAGGCGCTCGTCGGCCGTCGCGACGCCGGCCGGCCCGGTGACGCAGCCGATCCGCTCGTAGCCCTGCGCGATCAGGTGCTCGGTGGCCTCCCGGGCCGCGCTGCGGCTGTCGACCAGCACCTCGTCGACGGTGCCGCCGACGTCACCGGGCACCGGCCGGTCCACCGCGACGACCGGGACGCGGCGTTCGCGCAGCATCCGGACGCCGTCCACCGGCCCGGTCGGGGAGATCACGACGCCGGCCATCCGCTCCTGCAGGGCGACCTCGAGGTAGCGGCGTTCCTTGTCCGCACTGTCGTCGGAGTTGCACAGCACGACGGAGTAGCCGGCGGTCTGCGCGGTGTCCTCCATCCCCCGCGCGACGGAGGTGAAGAACGGGTTCTCCACGTCGGAGACGATCAGCGCCAGCACCGTGGTGACCTGTTTGCGCAGGTTGCGAGCCAGGCCGTTGGGCCGGTAGTCCAACTCTCCCGCGGCCGCGAACACGCGCTCGGCCAGGAGCGGGTCGACCGTCGACTTGCCGTTGAAGGCTCGGGAGACGGTTGCCGTGGACACGCCCGCAAGCGCCGCCACGTCGGTGATGGTGGCCATGACCGCCCTCCCTCGGGCCTCGACGGAAGTTCTCGTCGACGGGATGGAAACGATACTGGTACGGGCGGATCTTCCTGCACGAGACCTCCCCCCGTACCGGGAGCGACGGTGATCCGCCGTGACGCGCTGTTCACACGGTCGTGCTTGCCCCGTCCGTCCCCGACGACCACGCTGACGGGCGAGCACACCGGCGGCGGAGACCGGCCGCCGGCGGAACGAGGTCTGCGGGGGCACGGGTGTACGACTACGACCTGGTGGTGATCGGCTCCGGGCCGGGCGGGCAGAAGGCCGCGATCGCGGCGGCCAAGCTCGGCAAGCGGGTGGCGGTGGCCGACCGGGGCCACATGATGGGCGGCGTCTGCGTCAACACCGGCACGATCCCGTCCAAGACCCTGCGGGAGGCCGTCCTCTACCTGACCGGGTTCGCCCAGCGGGAGATGTACGGGGCCAGCTACCGGGTCAAGTCCGAGATCACCATAGGAGACCTGCTGGCGCGCACCCAGCACGTGATCGGCCGTGAGGTCGAGGTGGTGCGCAACCAGCTGATGCGCAACCACGTCGACATCCTGACCGGCACGGCGGTGTTCACCGACCCGCACACGGTCGTCGTCGAGGGCCCCGGCCGCGGCGACCACAACCAGGTCACGGCCGAGAAGTTCGTGATCGCGACCGGCACCCGGCCGGCGCGTCCGCCGGAGGTGGAGTTCGACGGCGAGCACGTCGTCGACTCCGACCAGGTGCTGCAGCTGGGCCGGGTCCCGAACTCGATGGTCGTCGTCGGCGCCGGGGTGATCGGCATCGAGTACGCGTCGATGTTCGCCGCGCTCGGCACGAAGGTCACGGTCGTGGAGAAGCGCCCGGCGATCCTGGACTTCTGCGACCCGGAGGTCGTGGAGTCGCTCAAGTTCCACCTGCGCGACTCGGCGGTGACGTTCCGGTTCTCCGAGGAGGTCTCGTCGGTGCAGGTCACCGACATGGGGACGATCACGAACCTGGCCAGCGGCAAGCGGATCCCGGCCGACATGGTGATGTACTCCGCCGGCCGGCAGGGCCTGACCGAGGACCTGCACCTGGACAAGGCCGGCCTCTCGGCCGACGAGCGCGGGCGGATCGAGGTCGACTCCCACTACCGCTCGTCGGTCGAGCACATCTACGCCGTCGGCGACGTGATCGGCTTCCCGGCGCTGGCCTCGACGAGCATGGACCAGGGCCGCCTCGCGGCCTACCACGCGTTCGACGAGCCGGCCCGTGAGCTGCGTGAGCTGCAGCCGATCGGCATCTACACGATCCCCGAGATCTCGTTCTGCGGGAAGACCGAGGCCGAGCTGACCGAGGCCTCGATCCCGTACGAGATCGGTCTGTCCCGGTACCGGGAGCTCGCCCGCGGCGCGATCATCGGCGACTCCTACGGGATGCTCAAGCTCATCGTCTCCACCGAGGACCGGACGCTGCTCGGCGTGCACGTGTTCGGCACCAACGCGACCGACCTGGTGCACATCGGCCAGGCGATCATGGGTTGTGGCGGGACCGTGGACTACCTCGTCGACACGGTCCTGAACTACCCGACGCTGTCCGAGGCCTACAAGGTCGCCGCGCTCGACGTGAGCAACAAGATCCGGGCGCTGGAGGCCTTCGAGAAGCGGGAGGAGGCGGTCCGGGCGAACCCGTCGAACGCCACGAAGGACGAGGCGAAGGAGTCCGGGGCGACCGGCTCGGTCCCGACCGGCATCGGTTCGAAGGACGCGGAGTCGCCGAGCACGAACGGTGCGTCCAAGGCGGCACCGCGCTCGCGCGGGAAGCAGACCTCGGGCAGCAGCTGAACGCTGTCGTGCGCGGATGCCGCTGTCCGAGCAGCGGCATCCGCGCACGGGCGCCGTCAGGCGCCGTACCGGAAACCGTGCTGGTCGAGCCACGGCTTCGGGTTGACCTTCGTCCCGCCCGGGGTGACGACCTCGATGTGCAGGTGCGGGCCGGTGGACTGGCCACGGTTGCCGACCTCGGCGATCTGCTGCCCGGCGGCGACCTTCTGGCCGACCTTCACCAGCGAGCGGTTGATGTGGCCGTAGACGGTGACGGTGCCGTCGGCGTGGCGGACCCGGACCCACATCCCGAATCCGCTCGCCGGGCCGGAGCTGATCACCGTGCCGGCCAGCGGGACGTTGATCGGGGTACCGATCGGGGCGGCGATGTCCAGTCCCTGGTGGGCGGTCCCCCAGCGGGAGCCGAAACCGGAGGTGACGCGCCCGGACACGATCCGGACGGCCCCGCCCGCGGCCGAGGCCGACGCCTTCTTCCCTGCGGTGCCGGCCGACGCGGAGCCGGTCGACGCGGCCGGCGCAGCCGAGGAGGCCGCGGCCGACGCGGCGGCGGCCTGCTTCGCCCGGACCGACCTGGCCGTCTCGCGGGCCTGCTGCGTCGCCGAGGCCGCGCGGCCGGCGACGTCGCGGACGCCCGCGCCGGTCAGGGCCGTGGCGGCCACGGACCGTGCGGGGACCGCGCCGGCGGACTGTGTGACGGCGGGCGTCGTGCTCAGCGCGGCGATGGTCGCGGCGTCGGCGATCGGCGCGTCGTCGGCGGGCTCGCGCGGGGCGGGGACGGCCACGTCGGCGGAGCCGGAGCCGGTGGTGAACCAGCCGGAGACCTCGTCGGTGTCGGGCAGCAGCGTGCCCTGCGTGGAGAGGTGGGCGGTGCCGGCGATACCGGCGACGGCGAGGACCGCCGCCGTGACGCGACCGGCCGGGGTGCCGAGCAGGGAGGTCGACGACCGGGAGTGCCGGACGTAGGGACCACCGGTACGGAAGCCGCCGGCTCCCCCGGCTCCTGCCACCGCGAACTGCGGTGACAGGAGCCCGAGGCTCGCGTGACGGCTCTGGGGGGAGCGATGCCGTGCCACGATCTTCCTTCCGGAGCACGCGCTGGCCGGACCCGTGGGGAGCGGGGGACTCGATCGGGGGTCGAGCCGCGTCCGTTTCGTGACCAGTTCGTGATCTGGAAGCCACGTTAACCCGACACGCCTGGGGGTTGAACACGATCGGGTGGATTCGGAGACCACCGGAGGGCTTCCGGCGACGAGTGGATCCGGGCGCACCGGAGGGCGCGCCATTCGCCGTTCATCGCGTGTTCGGAGTCTCCGGCGAGCCCCCGTACCCCCGTCGACCTGCGACGTCGACGAACGGCAGGGGCGGGCGAGCGGCCCGACGCGCGTGACCGGGCCGATCTGCCGTGACGGTGGGCGAGCGGCTCAGCGCCGGAGGTGACCCGACTCGTCGACACCCAGCTGCGCCAGCCGTTCGCGGTAGCGCACGATGCCCGCCGCCTTGACGTCCTCGTAACCGCGGACCTCCTCGGCGGCCCGGGCCGCGGCGGCCGCGGTGTCGTAGGCCCCGTCGTCGTAGGCCCCGTCGTCGTGGCCGGGGGCGTCACGCAGCTCGCGCGCCAGGGTGAGCACCATCCGCCGGTACTGCTCGCGCAGCTCCCGCTCGGTGCGGCGGACCTCGGTCCGGCCGAACGGGTCCAGTGGCGTCCCACGCAGCACCTTGCCGCGGGCCAGCGTGCGCAGCACCGGGCGCATCCACGGCCCGAACGCGATCTTCTTCGTCCGGCCCATCGAGCGCAGCACGGGCGGGTGCAGCCGGTAGCGCATCCGGGTCCCGCCGGGCACCTCGGCGCGCAGACGATCCTCGAACGCCGGATCGGTGAGCAGCCGGGCGACCTCGTACTCGTCCTTGTAGGCGGTGAGCTTGAACAGCCCGGACGCCACGGCCTCGGACAGCTCGGTGCGGTCGGTCAGCGCGCGCTCGGCGTCCCACACCGCGCGGACGTCGTCGACGTAGCGACGGGCGGTGCGGGCGTCCTGGAACGCGGCCAGGTCGGCGGCCCGGCGGCGCACCATGCGCGCGACCTCGCCGTCGAGGTCCCCGAGGTCGACCCCGGGCGGCAGGACCGGCGCGACGGAGGTGGCCTGCGGTGCGGCGGTGGCCGCCGCGAACGCGGCCGGGTCGGCGACCGCGACCCTCCCCCACCGGAACGCCGCGGTGTTGGCCGCGACCGCGACGCCGTTGAGCTCGATGGCCCACTCCACGGCCGAGGCCGACAGCGGCAGCACCCCGGACTGGTACGCGGCGCCGACGAGCATCAGGTTCGCCGGCATCGTGTCGCCGAACAGCCGCAACGCCGCCGCCGCGGCGTCCATCGTGACGACGGCGGACGTCGACGACGCGATCCGCTCCAGCAGCGAGTCGGTGCCGGGGGCGGACACCGTCGCGTCGCGCACCATCGACCCGGTCGGCACCGCGCTCGTCGAGACGACGGCGGTGGTCGCCTCGGGCGAGGAGTGGGCAAGGTAGCGGGAGTCGGCGCCGACGAGCACGTCGAAGGCCAGGTAGCAACCGACCTGCCCGACCCGGTTGGCCGGGCCGAGCTCGGCGTCGGAGGCGGCGACGCGCAGGTGCGACACGACCGGGCCGGCCTTCTGCGACAGGCCCGTCTGGTCGACGCCGTGCACGGCGCGCCCGTCGCGGATCGCGGCCGTGCCGAGCACCTGGTTCACGGTGACGATCCCGGTGCCGCCGATCCCGGCCAGGAACACGTCCCCGGCCACCGGGTGCTCGACGTCGGGGACCGCGGGCGGGTCGGGGCGCTGCGGCGGCGCGGAGGCGGGACGCCCGGCGGGCGCCTGCACCGTCACGAAC is a window encoding:
- the sthA gene encoding Si-specific NAD(P)(+) transhydrogenase, giving the protein MYDYDLVVIGSGPGGQKAAIAAAKLGKRVAVADRGHMMGGVCVNTGTIPSKTLREAVLYLTGFAQREMYGASYRVKSEITIGDLLARTQHVIGREVEVVRNQLMRNHVDILTGTAVFTDPHTVVVEGPGRGDHNQVTAEKFVIATGTRPARPPEVEFDGEHVVDSDQVLQLGRVPNSMVVVGAGVIGIEYASMFAALGTKVTVVEKRPAILDFCDPEVVESLKFHLRDSAVTFRFSEEVSSVQVTDMGTITNLASGKRIPADMVMYSAGRQGLTEDLHLDKAGLSADERGRIEVDSHYRSSVEHIYAVGDVIGFPALASTSMDQGRLAAYHAFDEPARELRELQPIGIYTIPEISFCGKTEAELTEASIPYEIGLSRYRELARGAIIGDSYGMLKLIVSTEDRTLLGVHVFGTNATDLVHIGQAIMGCGGTVDYLVDTVLNYPTLSEAYKVAALDVSNKIRALEAFEKREEAVRANPSNATKDEAKESGATGSVPTGIGSKDAESPSTNGASKAAPRSRGKQTSGSS
- a CDS encoding DUF1707 SHOCT-like domain-containing protein translates to MPHDGGGCGGGGRVRTGTAERESAARALNEHLDKGRLGVEEYADRSARAANAGVVHELTDLFTDLLARHPVLPGAAPLPVAGTAAGVDRARPSALDTGGPTAAAGTGGRDDRHADRDERRALREEHRDRRDDTR
- a CDS encoding LacI family DNA-binding transcriptional regulator yields the protein MATITDVAALAGVSTATVSRAFNGKSTVDPLLAERVFAAAGELDYRPNGLARNLRKQVTTVLALIVSDVENPFFTSVARGMEDTAQTAGYSVVLCNSDDSADKERRYLEVALQERMAGVVISPTGPVDGVRMLRERRVPVVAVDRPVPGDVGGTVDEVLVDSRSAAREATEHLIAQGYERIGCVTGPAGVATADERLDGYRDALTAAGRPAAPQHEWHADYRPAGARDTTRVLLDGPDRPDALLVANSAMAIGVLEAMNERGLRPGRDLGLIAFDDAPWTRAVDPPLSVVAQPAYDIGSEAARLLLTRIAAPDGPAASTLFEAHLVTRGSSQRG
- a CDS encoding M23 family metallopeptidase, whose protein sequence is MARHRSPQSRHASLGLLSPQFAVAGAGGAGGFRTGGPYVRHSRSSTSLLGTPAGRVTAAVLAVAGIAGTAHLSTQGTLLPDTDEVSGWFTTGSGSADVAVPAPREPADDAPIADAATIAALSTTPAVTQSAGAVPARSVAATALTGAGVRDVAGRAASATQQARETARSVRAKQAAAASAAASSAAPAASTGSASAGTAGKKASASAAGGAVRIVSGRVTSGFGSRWGTAHQGLDIAAPIGTPINVPLAGTVISSGPASGFGMWVRVRHADGTVTVYGHINRSLVKVGQKVAAGQQIAEVGNRGQSTGPHLHIEVVTPGGTKVNPKPWLDQHGFRYGA